In Ghiorsea bivora, a genomic segment contains:
- a CDS encoding CTP synthase, with the protein MNQSNQQTRFIFVTGGVVSSLGKGIAAASLAALFEARGLSVTMQKLDPYINVDPGTMSPYQHGEVFVTDDGAETDLDLGYYERFTHADMTKRSNLTTGRVYESVIRKERRGDYLGATVQVIPHITDEIKAGILSLRADNVDIALVEIGGTVGDIESLPFLEAIRQLRFELGRENTAFIHLTLLPYIAASGELKTKPTQHSVQKLREIGIQPDALLCRSEQDIPNGERDKIALFCNVAKDAVIGLPDVDTIYAVPLVLRDGGLGTVLLNQFNMENKKPDLSVWMDVCQKIRTPQRMVRVAIVGKYVKLADAYKSINESLIHGGMAHDVRVLIEYVNSESLEDGDMSALADVDGILVPGGFGDRGTLGKILAIQYARENNKPFLGICLGMQMAVVEFARNVAGLTGANSSEFDANTEHPVIALMTEWEENGEKITRDESSDMGGTMRLGGYPCKVIEGTTAALAYGQSEIRERHRHRYEFNNTYREQLEKAGLVVSGTLPDDSLVEMVEIKNHPWFVASQFHPEFKSRPYAPHPLFSGFVDAAKKQASAS; encoded by the coding sequence ATGAATCAATCAAACCAACAAACACGTTTTATTTTTGTAACTGGCGGCGTTGTATCTTCTTTGGGAAAAGGGATTGCAGCAGCTAGTCTTGCAGCATTATTTGAAGCACGGGGCTTATCGGTCACCATGCAAAAGCTAGATCCGTATATCAATGTGGATCCAGGCACGATGAGTCCATACCAACATGGCGAAGTGTTTGTAACCGATGATGGGGCAGAAACTGACCTTGATTTGGGATATTACGAACGTTTTACCCATGCCGATATGACCAAGCGCTCCAACCTCACTACAGGTCGTGTTTATGAATCTGTGATTCGTAAAGAACGTCGCGGTGATTATTTGGGCGCAACGGTGCAAGTGATTCCCCATATTACCGATGAAATTAAAGCAGGCATTCTTTCTTTGCGTGCAGATAATGTGGATATTGCACTGGTTGAAATCGGTGGCACGGTGGGGGATATTGAATCCTTGCCTTTCTTGGAAGCGATTCGTCAGCTTCGGTTTGAGTTGGGGCGTGAAAACACCGCTTTTATTCACCTGACATTGTTGCCGTATATTGCAGCTTCAGGCGAGCTTAAAACCAAACCAACCCAACATTCTGTGCAAAAGTTGCGTGAGATTGGTATTCAACCTGATGCATTATTGTGTCGTAGTGAGCAGGATATTCCTAATGGCGAACGCGATAAAATTGCCCTGTTTTGTAATGTGGCAAAAGATGCGGTGATTGGCTTGCCCGATGTGGATACCATTTATGCAGTGCCTTTGGTTTTACGTGATGGCGGGTTAGGCACAGTTTTGTTGAATCAGTTTAACATGGAAAACAAAAAACCCGATTTAAGTGTGTGGATGGATGTATGCCAAAAAATCCGCACACCACAGCGTATGGTTCGCGTGGCGATTGTGGGTAAATATGTCAAACTTGCAGATGCATATAAATCCATCAATGAGTCTTTGATTCATGGTGGTATGGCGCATGATGTGCGTGTATTGATTGAATATGTGAATTCTGAGTCTTTGGAAGATGGTGATATGTCAGCTTTGGCTGATGTGGATGGTATTTTGGTGCCGGGTGGTTTTGGTGACAGAGGTACTTTGGGTAAAATCCTTGCCATTCAATACGCACGAGAAAACAATAAACCTTTCTTGGGTATTTGTTTGGGCATGCAAATGGCAGTGGTGGAATTTGCGCGTAATGTTGCAGGTCTTACAGGTGCCAACAGCAGTGAATTTGATGCCAATACAGAACATCCTGTGATTGCTTTGATGACAGAGTGGGAAGAAAACGGTGAAAAAATCACCCGTGATGAAAGCTCAGATATGGGTGGTACCATGCGTTTGGGTGGTTACCCATGTAAGGTGATTGAAGGTACGACCGCAGCACTAGCTTATGGGCAATCGGAAATTCGCGAGCGCCATAGGCATAGGTATGAGTTTAACAATACGTATCGTGAACAATTGGAAAAAGCAGGTTTGGTGGTTTCTGGGACATTGCCAGATGATTCATTGGTAGAAATGGTTGAGATTAAAAATCACCCGTGGTTTGTTGCCAGCCAATTTCACCCTGAATTTAAGTCGCGACCTTATGCGCCGCACCCCTTGTTTTCAGGTTTTGTGGATGCAGCCAAAAAACAGGCATCCGCATCATGA
- the kdsA gene encoding 3-deoxy-8-phosphooctulonate synthase yields the protein MQIADFNIGNDLPFVLFAGPCVIEGEEFSIEVATQIRDICQRVGVSLVFKSSFDKANRTSVDGFRGPGLEEGLRILQRVKDEVGVPIITDVHTPEQAEPVAKVADILQTPAFLCRQTDFITAVAKAGKPVNVKKGQFLAPWDMPHVLEKAKSTGNADIMLCDRGTSFGYNNLVSDFRSLMVMGQTGAPVVFDATHSVQQPGGLGGATGGNREYVPGLSRAAVSIGVAAVFMEVHPDPDNAKSDGPNSVPLAELEGLLTTLKRLDEVVKESL from the coding sequence ATTCAAATTGCAGACTTTAACATTGGCAATGATTTGCCATTTGTATTGTTTGCAGGGCCTTGTGTGATTGAAGGTGAAGAATTTAGCATTGAAGTGGCAACGCAAATCCGTGATATATGTCAACGGGTTGGTGTGTCTTTGGTGTTTAAATCCAGCTTTGATAAAGCCAATCGAACCAGTGTGGATGGTTTTCGTGGACCTGGTTTAGAAGAAGGGTTACGTATTTTACAGCGAGTTAAAGATGAGGTGGGTGTACCCATCATTACCGATGTGCATACACCTGAACAAGCTGAGCCTGTGGCAAAAGTTGCGGATATTTTGCAAACCCCTGCTTTTTTGTGTCGACAAACGGATTTCATCACAGCTGTAGCCAAAGCTGGCAAACCTGTGAATGTAAAAAAAGGTCAGTTTTTAGCACCATGGGACATGCCGCATGTATTGGAAAAAGCCAAGTCTACGGGTAATGCAGATATCATGTTATGTGACAGGGGCACAAGTTTTGGCTACAATAACTTGGTTTCTGACTTTCGTTCCTTGATGGTAATGGGACAAACTGGTGCGCCAGTAGTTTTTGATGCAACGCATTCGGTGCAACAACCAGGTGGTTTAGGTGGTGCAACGGGTGGCAATCGGGAATATGTCCCAGGTTTGTCACGGGCTGCAGTTAGTATTGGTGTGGCTGCCGTATTTATGGAAGTTCACCCTGACCCAGACAATGCGAAGTCGGATGGTCCCAATTCTGTACCTTTGGCTGAATTGGAAGGTTTGTTAACAACTTTGAAACGTTTGGACGAAGTTGTAAAAGAAAGTTTGTAG
- a CDS encoding Arm DNA-binding domain-containing protein, with product MKLNDAKVKSAKLPQGKKQLKLSDGGGLHLYINDTGKYGRLSYRYADKQKTLALGVYPSVGLKGARTKTGLAKNFWNKA from the coding sequence ATGAAGTTAAATGATGCGAAAGTTAAGTCCGCCAAACTACCACAAGGGAAGAAACAACTAAAATTGAGCGATGGTGGTGGATTACACCTCTATATCAATGACACTGGTAAATATGGGCGGTTAAGTTATAGGTATGCAGACAAACAGAAAACCTTAGCACTTGGTGTATACCCTTCTGTAGGACTCAAAGGTGCACGCACAAAAACCGGGTTAGCTAAAAATTTTTGGAACAAGGCATAG